The genomic window GGCCTTTCCAAAGACCTGCTTCACCTTGCGGCTGATCGCGCGCGCGGGCTGTGCGGCCTCTGCGTGGAGATATTGGTCCGGATGCACCAAGTCGAGCATGGCGGACTCTGCGAACCCTTGCGCCTGCAATTTAGCCTCGGCCTCGGAGCCTTGCCGCGCAAAAACCAGCATATTCTGGCGATACCAGAAGGCGATCTCGCTATTCTGCCAGATCAGCGGGCGCACCGGGTCAAACGCGGTGTAGCCGTGGGCTGCAAAATGCTCGGCCCAATAGCTTTGCCATTGTTCGTTCACATGGCCCGTGCCCCCTTGCATCGGGATCGCAGCGGAAAAAAGCACGCAGTCTCCAAGCGCGCAAAGATCACCGACAAAGCTCTTAGCCCGGCTCTCGGCAAGGTGCTCTGCAACCTCCAGCGAGATCACAAGATCAAAGCGCTCCTTGCAGGTCACGCTCTCTTCAAGGTTCATGAAGCTAACCTGCGCCTCATCAAGCACCAGATTGGCCGTCTTTGCCCAGGGCCCTTCAAATCCGTGCACCTTATCAATCCCGAGCTCCTCAGCCACGGCAAGCCATGTGCCGACACCGCATCCGACATCGCTCACGCTCTTGGGTGCGATCCAGCGTTGGACATGGCCCAGGATCAGGCGCGCAGCCGCTCGCGTACGCGCATCGCGGTCAGCGTGAAAGCTGCTGTCGTAAAGGTTGCCCGGAGAAGGAGCTGCGCTCGCCATGGTGTGTGCTCTTTTATCTGCGCCGGTGAAGGCGGTTTGGGAAAACTCGCAGGCCGCTTGTAAGGCGAAACCGGAATTTATGCCTAAGGGGTAAGAAATCTTAGTAACTGACAGGTTAATGCGCGTCCCCATGAGTCGCAAAATTATCTCTTCACTTGCAATGGCCGTGCCGCGTCCGGTGCGCCGGGCGCTGAAAACGCAAGTTTTGCCGCCTGTTTTGCGAAGCCTGCGCCGCGTTCAGGGGCGCGTGCCCGCTGAGCCGCGCGCGCGTGAATACCGCGTTGCAGGGCATGAAACCTTTGCAGGCTATTACGAGGTTCAGCCCATGTCCGCCGACGGGGGTGCGGTTTTGGCCCATGCGGCAAAGGCGGCACGCACGGCTGTAACGGGGCGCGAGGCAGCGCAAGTGGGATGGTTCGATGTGGCATCAGGCAAGTGGCATCCGGTCGCCGAGACGCAGCTTTGGTGCTGGCAAATGGGCGCGCGCCTGCGCTGGTGGGACAGCGCGGGCCCGCGAACGCTGGCGTTTAACGCCGTGGTGGACGGCGCGCCTGTGCATTGCATCGCTGAAGAGGGAAGCGCTGCGCGAAAGCACTGCGATGTGCCTTTGTTCGACGTGAATGAGGAAGCGGGCGTGGGCCTTTCGCTCAATTTTGCGCGGCTTGCCAAATGTCGCCCCGGCTACGGCTATCCGCTTCTGGATGACCCCTTTGCCGCACAGAATATGCCAGAGGGCGACGGGGTGACATTGGTCGACCTTGCAAGCGGCAAGGCTGAACTTGCCTATTCGCTGCCCGATTTCGCGCAGCTCGTGCCCGGTGCTGGCCCGCATGAATATCACTACCTCAATGCAGCGCTTTTGAGCCCTGAGGGGAGCCGATTCACTGTGCTCTACAAACGGCTTCCCAATCCTGAGGATGTGCACGGATGGACGGTCGATGCGGTGATCGGCAATTGCAATGGGTCGGGGCTCACCCACGTAAAGCTGCCGGGCCGCGCCTCCCATTATTGGTGGCTCGACGAAGACCGCATTGTCTACACCTCAAATTCCGGCATAACCTCGCAATATCTGGTGTTTGACTGCCGCGATGGGTCTTTGAAGCCGCTGTCTGCGGCTACTCCAGGCGTGGATGGACACCCAAGCCAGCACGCGCAAAGCGGGGCATGGGTAACCGACACCTATCCCGACCTCTTTGGCGAGCAGACGTTGTTCGTCCTCGACGATCACGCAAGCGCGCGGCGCGAGTTGGGGCGGCTTTGGGCTGACAAGCGCTATCAGGATGAGTGGCGCTGCGACCTCCACCCGCGCTGGTCGCGCGACGGGGGCACGATTGTGGTTGATTCGACCCATAAGGGCTACCGCGCGCTCTATCTGGTGGATGCGCGTCTGTAATGCCGGCGGTCAGTGTCTTGATGGGAGTGCACAATGGCGAGGCGTTTCTGGCCGAGACGCTGGCGAGCGTGGCTGCGCAGGACTTTACCGACTACGAATTTGTGATCGTCGATGATGCGTCAAGCGATGGGACAGCAGCAATGCTGGCTGAGGCGGCGGCGCGCGACCCGCGCATTCGTGTGCTTACGAATGAGACGAATAGGGGCCTGACCCGCTCGCTCAATCGCGGGCTCGAAGAGGCGAGCGGAGAGTTTATCGCGCGCATTGATGCTGATGACATCTGCCTGCCCAATAGGCTCTCAATTCAACACGCGCATATGATCGCCCACCCGCAAGAGGTTGGTATCGTTGCCAATTTCGAGATGATCGACGCTGAGGGCCGCGTGCTTAGCCGGGGCAGCGAGCCGCTTGATGACTGGCAGGTGCGCTGGCTGCTTGGTTGGAACCCGCCTGCACCGCACCCCACCTTTTTCTTCCGCCGGTGCCCCGATGGGACGACGCCAATGCTCTATGATGAGCGCTTCAAAACCGCGCAGGATTTTGACTTGTGGGCAAGGCTCGCCGCGATTGGGCCCACGCGAAGGCTTGCCGATTGCCTTATCCAATATCGCCGCCACGAAGGCGCGATCACCCATGCCAAGCGCCACGAACAGGCACAGAACTGTGCTGCGATCGGGCGAGCCAATCTGCGGACGCG from Erythrobacter sp. SCSIO 43205 includes these protein-coding regions:
- a CDS encoding glycosyltransferase, whose product is MPAVSVLMGVHNGEAFLAETLASVAAQDFTDYEFVIVDDASSDGTAAMLAEAAARDPRIRVLTNETNRGLTRSLNRGLEEASGEFIARIDADDICLPNRLSIQHAHMIAHPQEVGIVANFEMIDAEGRVLSRGSEPLDDWQVRWLLGWNPPAPHPTFFFRRCPDGTTPMLYDERFKTAQDFDLWARLAAIGPTRRLADCLIQYRRHEGAITHAKRHEQAQNCAAIGRANLRTRLTGEIVSGLEPLMALFSYNAVATPDVIRKAVAGVDAMVAHDCAAAPTKAHQRWVRRMSAGLLADAILSRGKGLSSPACLAAFMWHARAHLPHLARAVLSDPGTALKSLRNRGR
- a CDS encoding class I SAM-dependent methyltransferase, which gives rise to MASAAPSPGNLYDSSFHADRDARTRAAARLILGHVQRWIAPKSVSDVGCGVGTWLAVAEELGIDKVHGFEGPWAKTANLVLDEAQVSFMNLEESVTCKERFDLVISLEVAEHLAESRAKSFVGDLCALGDCVLFSAAIPMQGGTGHVNEQWQSYWAEHFAAHGYTAFDPVRPLIWQNSEIAFWYRQNMLVFARQGSEAEAKLQAQGFAESAMLDLVHPDQYLHAEAAQPARAISRKVKQVFGKA